From Rhodothermales bacterium, the proteins below share one genomic window:
- a CDS encoding O-antigen ligase family protein — translation MARTAFFVYLIFIFFGTEKPFDVSLQEQVVPTSNTLNQSLSLLFVVSILSLWGLLRQVVEVIRQEKFLTLFLGWVVLSVFWSDYPMVTLKRSIAVLGESIICLAFLMRARWSTDALRYFRIIAGIYVVLTVASVILYPRGAIQWEFPAWRGLAPTKNNLGQISLFSMIIWLGVVSYNRGRLNNALHYALLGLTFVTYLGARSTTSFLVGAFLLTVFLLMRIGTLISRPGVARVYAAVVTLSTVALALTLFVFTPDYLAALFGVFGKDLTFTGRVDLWQTVLAMTHPKMLLGWGFGAFWVMDGSHLVRLFQQFIWIPNQAHEGYIDIYNQTGIVGLVLLAGIVASYLYGVAHVRTRQLWFWVVLAILVFNLQESLFFRPRHIGHFMFVFSYLALHTDRLRERGVVQQEPSPRSPQPW, via the coding sequence ATGGCCAGGACGGCTTTTTTTGTCTATCTCATTTTTATTTTTTTTGGTACGGAGAAGCCGTTCGACGTCTCGCTGCAAGAGCAGGTCGTTCCCACATCGAATACGCTCAATCAGTCGCTCTCGCTGCTCTTCGTGGTCTCCATCCTGTCGCTCTGGGGCCTCCTGCGGCAGGTTGTGGAGGTGATCCGGCAGGAGAAGTTTCTGACGCTTTTTCTCGGGTGGGTGGTGTTGAGCGTGTTCTGGTCGGACTATCCGATGGTCACCCTCAAGCGGTCCATCGCCGTGCTGGGGGAAAGCATCATCTGCCTCGCGTTTTTGATGCGCGCGCGCTGGTCGACCGACGCGCTGCGGTATTTCCGGATCATCGCCGGCATCTACGTGGTGCTCACGGTCGCGTCCGTCATCCTGTACCCGAGGGGAGCCATCCAGTGGGAGTTTCCGGCCTGGCGCGGTCTGGCGCCCACCAAAAACAACCTTGGGCAGATTTCGCTCTTCAGCATGATCATCTGGCTCGGCGTGGTGTCGTACAACCGCGGCCGGCTGAATAACGCCCTGCATTATGCCCTCCTCGGGCTCACGTTCGTGACCTACCTCGGCGCGCGAAGCACGACCTCGTTCCTCGTCGGCGCCTTCCTGCTGACCGTATTTTTGCTGATGCGGATCGGTACGCTGATCAGCCGGCCCGGCGTCGCGCGGGTCTACGCGGCCGTCGTCACGCTGTCTACGGTCGCGCTGGCGCTGACGCTGTTTGTGTTTACGCCCGACTATCTGGCGGCGCTGTTTGGCGTTTTCGGGAAGGACCTGACGTTTACCGGACGCGTCGACCTCTGGCAAACCGTGCTGGCGATGACGCACCCCAAAATGCTGCTCGGCTGGGGGTTCGGTGCCTTCTGGGTGATGGACGGCTCCCACCTGGTCCGGCTTTTCCAGCAATTTATCTGGATTCCGAACCAGGCCCACGAGGGATATATCGACATCTACAACCAGACCGGCATCGTGGGGCTCGTGCTGCTCGCCGGCATCGTCGCCAGCTACCTCTACGGCGTCGCACACGTGCGGACGCGGCAGTTGTGGTTCTGGGTCGTGCTGGCCATCCTCGTCTTCAACCTGCAGGAATCCCTCTTTTTCAGGCCCCGCCACATCGGCCATTTTATGTTCGTTTTTTCTTACCTGGCTCTCCACACGGATCGGTTGCGCGAACGGGGGGTCGTGCAACAGGAGCCATCCCCGCGATCTCCTCAGCCCTGGTAA
- a CDS encoding glycosyltransferase family A protein: MSYVLITPARNEAAYIEKTLASVTRQSILPAKWVIVSDGSTDDTDAIVASYAGRYPFIELLRREADRERNFGSKVLAFRAGYERARAVPHDFVGNLDADIELPDDYYEQIMLRFAHQPRLGLAGGIRFDFCEGDFVLVDCARNSVGGPYQFFRRACYEAIGGYTPLPMGGIDAVAEIRARQHGWIVRSFPEIRARHFRCTGTAKGNVFQAAHRAGMKEYVLGYDPLFELFRCVSQARSLRGVGLGLWQGAGYVRAAFGGYERALDAGFVDYLRAEQRARLRHVLTLRKDPASTEQEASVSS, translated from the coding sequence ATGTCCTACGTATTGATTACACCGGCCCGGAACGAAGCCGCCTACATCGAAAAAACGCTGGCTTCGGTGACCCGGCAGAGTATACTGCCGGCGAAATGGGTCATCGTCAGCGACGGATCCACCGACGACACGGATGCGATCGTGGCGTCCTACGCCGGGCGCTATCCGTTTATCGAACTGTTGCGCCGGGAGGCGGACCGGGAGCGCAACTTCGGCTCGAAGGTGCTTGCATTCCGTGCCGGCTACGAGCGCGCCCGCGCCGTTCCGCACGACTTCGTCGGCAACCTCGACGCCGACATCGAGCTGCCCGACGATTATTACGAGCAGATCATGCTGCGCTTCGCGCACCAGCCCCGGCTCGGGCTGGCGGGCGGCATCCGGTTCGACTTCTGCGAAGGGGATTTTGTGCTCGTGGATTGCGCGCGCAACAGCGTGGGCGGGCCGTATCAGTTTTTCCGTCGGGCCTGCTACGAGGCGATCGGCGGCTACACGCCGCTGCCCATGGGCGGGATCGACGCGGTGGCGGAGATCCGGGCGAGGCAGCATGGATGGATCGTGCGCTCGTTTCCCGAAATCCGCGCCCGGCATTTTCGCTGCACGGGCACCGCGAAGGGCAATGTATTTCAGGCCGCCCATCGCGCCGGCATGAAAGAGTATGTGCTTGGCTACGACCCACTCTTCGAACTCTTTCGATGCGTCAGCCAGGCGCGGAGCCTGCGCGGCGTGGGCCTCGGCCTCTGGCAGGGCGCCGGCTATGTCCGCGCGGCCTTCGGCGGCTACGAGCGCGCCCTCGACGCCGGCTTTGTCGACTATCTTCGCGCCGAGCAACGCGCGCGGCTGCGTCATGTATTGACCTTGCGCAAGGATCCTGCTTCAACGGAGCAGGAGGCTTCGGTGTCCTCCTGA